From Myxococcales bacterium, a single genomic window includes:
- a CDS encoding ATP-binding cassette domain-containing protein — MTAVLTVQDLHKRFGDRRVLAGASFVVDERDRIGLIGANGAGKSTLLKMIVAGAAGGGVTARDAAERDAITPDSGVITWRRDLTLEYVPQEPILDPEATVGATLARPGVELHQVRTVAAALDLPPEDAVLGRLSGGELRRVALARALLGTPDVLALDEPTNHLDADTVAWLEDRLGSFPGAVIVVTHDRYFLDRVATRILEVDRGQVFGYDGDYTYFLEKQAERLSIESTHEHERAMFVRRELDWIRRAPPARTVKSKARVDRFDAAVERAPGVDERPPRRMALTLPAGPRLGSTILETRALTKRIGDRTLFSDLTMTMKPRDRIGIVGKNGAGKTTLIRTLLGELPPDGGTVTLGVNTRPAYLEQARTDLDDDRTVIEEVAGGYDHVELESGRTHVRTFLRQLGFADATADAKVGKLSGGERNRVMLARLLRRGGNLLVLDEPTNDLDLITLATLEDGLLDFPGCALIVSHDRWFLDRVATGILAFDEFGVTFYEGTYSSYEAKRLARRAEAKRPAPAAAKVAATSKAERPRKRTFKEQQELTAMEATILTAEARVGELEAALSDPALFRDRPLEVAGLNAALEAARAEVERLYARWAELDAIPPA, encoded by the coding sequence GTGACCGCCGTCCTCACCGTCCAGGATCTGCACAAGCGCTTCGGCGATCGCCGGGTGCTGGCCGGCGCGTCGTTCGTCGTCGACGAGCGCGATCGGATCGGGCTGATCGGCGCGAACGGCGCCGGCAAGTCGACCCTGCTCAAGATGATCGTGGCCGGGGCCGCCGGCGGCGGGGTGACCGCGCGCGACGCCGCCGAGCGCGACGCGATCACGCCCGACAGCGGCGTCATCACCTGGCGGCGCGACCTGACGCTCGAGTACGTGCCGCAGGAGCCGATCCTCGATCCCGAGGCGACCGTCGGCGCGACCCTGGCCCGGCCCGGGGTCGAGCTGCACCAGGTGCGCACGGTCGCGGCCGCGCTCGATCTGCCGCCCGAGGACGCGGTGCTCGGTCGGCTCTCGGGCGGCGAGCTGCGGCGCGTCGCCCTGGCCCGGGCGCTGCTCGGCACGCCCGACGTGCTCGCGCTCGACGAGCCCACCAACCACCTCGACGCCGACACCGTCGCCTGGCTCGAGGATCGCCTCGGCAGCTTCCCGGGCGCGGTCATCGTCGTCACGCACGATCGCTACTTCCTCGATCGGGTCGCGACGCGGATCCTCGAGGTCGATCGCGGCCAGGTGTTCGGCTACGACGGCGACTACACCTACTTCCTCGAGAAGCAGGCCGAGCGCCTGTCGATCGAGTCGACCCACGAGCACGAGCGCGCGATGTTCGTGCGGCGCGAGCTCGACTGGATCCGGCGGGCGCCGCCGGCGCGCACGGTCAAGTCCAAGGCCCGGGTCGATCGCTTCGACGCCGCGGTCGAGCGGGCGCCCGGCGTCGACGAGCGGCCGCCGCGCCGGATGGCGCTGACGCTGCCGGCCGGCCCGCGCCTGGGCTCGACCATCCTCGAGACCCGCGCCCTGACCAAGCGGATCGGCGACCGCACGCTGTTCTCGGACCTGACGATGACGATGAAGCCGCGCGATCGGATCGGCATCGTCGGCAAGAACGGCGCCGGCAAGACCACGCTCATCCGTACGCTCCTGGGTGAGCTGCCGCCCGACGGCGGCACCGTCACGCTCGGCGTCAACACCCGGCCGGCCTACCTCGAGCAGGCCCGGACCGACCTCGACGACGATCGCACGGTCATCGAGGAGGTCGCCGGCGGCTACGATCACGTCGAGCTCGAGAGCGGCCGCACCCACGTGCGCACGTTCCTGCGCCAGCTCGGCTTCGCCGACGCCACCGCCGACGCCAAGGTCGGCAAGCTGTCGGGCGGCGAGCGCAACCGGGTCATGCTCGCGCGCCTGCTGCGCCGCGGCGGCAACCTGCTGGTGCTCGACGAGCCCACCAACGACCTCGACCTGATCACGCTGGCCACGCTCGAGGACGGCCTGCTCGACTTCCCGGGCTGCGCGCTGATCGTCAGCCACGATCGGTGGTTCCTCGACCGGGTCGCGACCGGCATCCTGGCGTTCGACGAGTTCGGCGTGACGTTCTACGAGGGCACCTACTCGAGCTACGAGGCCAAGCGCCTGGCCCGCCGGGCCGAGGCCAAGCGCCCGGCGCCGGCGGCGGCCAAGGTCGCGGCGACGTCCAAGGCCGAGCGCCCGCGCAAGCGCACGTTCAAGGAGCAGCAGGAGCTGACCGCGATGGAGGCCACGATCCTCACCGCCGAGGCCCGGGTCGGCGAGCTCGAGGCGGCGCTGTCGGATCCGGCGCTGTTCCGGGACCGGCCGCTCGAGGTGGCCGGCCTCAACGCCGCGCTCGAGGCGGCCCGGGCCGAGGTCGAGCGCCTGTACGCGCGCTGGGCCGAGCTCGACGCGATCCCGCCAGCCTGA